The following coding sequences are from one Impatiens glandulifera unplaced genomic scaffold, dImpGla2.1, whole genome shotgun sequence window:
- the LOC124918542 gene encoding protein ALTERED XYLOGLUCAN 9-like has product MLGAVQLGLLAACVVLFVPMGLAGWHLSRNKVLFFSGALFITLAVGVHITPYFSSITSFVSSVSSISATDSRESCISLLHDIVYDVNSIVNTQNISNNNSASWNWEKSSFIDACEFQKLSRSDASDLLNGSWIVVAGDSQARLIAISLLNLVLGQDEMVSVRLDLFKRHSNYQIIIDSIGIKLDFIWAPYSTNLTDFVVDLKRNRIYPDVIVMGAGLWHMLHMTDSSSYGASLVLLRDSVNSLLPFSPEFASGSVSSRSPHIFWIGMPELINSMLNTEEKREKMNDITLLDYEKAVYRSKLLREYGGPLLLLDVKLLSKKCGRLCTVDGMHYNQGVYDAAVHVMLNALLIESHQTL; this is encoded by the coding sequence ATGTTAGGGGCCGTCCAGCTTGGACTGTTGGCGGCCTGCGTGGTCTTATTTGTACCCATGGGATTAGCGGGATGGCATTTGAGTCGAAATAAAGTACTCTTCTTCAGCGGAGCTCTCTTCATCACCCTCGCGGTAGGTGTTCATATAACtccttatttttcttcaattacCAGTTTTGTTTCGTCAGTTTCGTCGATTTCCGCAACAGACAGTCGCGAATCATGTATTTCTTTGCTTCACGACATTGTATACGATGTTAATTCCATAGTCAATACTCAGAATATTTCGAATAATAATAGCGCATCTTGGAATTGGGAAAAGTCTTCTTTCATCGACGCCTGTGAATTTCAGAAATTAAGTCGGTCTGATGCTTCAGATCTACTTAATGGATCATGGATAGTTGTTGCCGGCGATTCACAGGCACGATTGATTGCTATTTCTTTGTTGAATTTGGTTCTAGGTCAGGATGAGATGGTTTCCGTTAGGTTAGATTTGTTTAAACGACATAGCAATTATCAGATCATAATAGATTCGATTGGGATCAAATTGGATTTCATTTGGGCTCCTTATTCGACGAATCTAACTGATTTTGTGGTTGATCTTAAACGGAATAGAATTTACCCTGATGTGATTGTGATGGGAGCAGGGTTGTGGCATATGCTCCACATGACAGATTCATCAAGTTATGGTGCTAGTTTAGTATTATTGAGGGATTCAGTCAATTCATTGTTACCATTCTCTCCAGAATTTGCTTCAGGATCAGTTTCTTCGAGATCCCCACACATATTCTGGATTGGGATGCCTGAGCTTATAAACTCGATGTTGAATACGgaggagaaaagagagaagatGAACGATATCACATTGTTAGATTATGAGAAAGCAGTTTATCGAAGTAAACTACTGCGCGAATATGGTGGCCCTCTTTTGTTACTCGATGTTAAATTGCTGAGTAAAAAATGTGGGAGATTATGTACAGTTGATGGGATGCATTACAATCAAGGTGTTTATGATGCTGCTGTTCATGTAATGCTTAATGCTCTGCTTATTGAATCTCATCAGACATTATGA